GTGCTTTCCACGGTGGAGCCATTGATGTCCAGGGCGAACAACGAGGCCGGCAGGTTGATGCCTTTTTCATAGACCTTGTGCAGGCTGGCGCGCTCGACGCGCTTGCCACGCACGATACCGTTCATGTCGGTGATCAGCAGGTCGACGTACTGAACCTCAGGGTGCTCCTTGAGAAAGGTGTTCGCTTCGTTGAGCTGAACAACACGTGGGGAAACCGAAGTCATGGGAAATACATCCTTTCGCATCGGCGCGCCCGCGGAAGACATCTCACGAGCCTTGGCGCCTCATTATTCTGGGTATCCGCTAGCGGATTTGATTCTAGGCAACGCCTTGAGTATAAGTGGGCGCACACGCAACCGATACTGGCAACAGAGCAATTGATGATTGCATCTACGCAATACCAGATCAGCCACGTCGACCTCGCCCTGGTGCTCGCCCTGGTGCGCGGACGCTCTCTGGCACGGGCCGCCGAACAATTGCAGGTGGATGTATCGACGGTGTTCCGGGCCATCCGCAAGCTGGAGGCCAATCTGGGCATCGCCCTGTTCGAGAAGAGCCGCCGCGGCTACATGCCGACCCAGAGCGCCCAGGCCCTGGCCGAGCAGGCCGAGCGCGCCGAGCAGGCCCTGGATGCCGCGCGCATCGCCCTGCAGCATGGCGAGAAAGTCATCAGCGGCACGGTGCGCCTGACCTGCACCGATGCGGTACTGCAGAACCTGCTGCTGCCCAGCCTGGCCGAACTGATGCCGCGCTACCCGGCACTGTCGCTGGAGCTGGCCACCACCAACACCTTCGCCAATCTCAGCCGCCGCGACGCGGACATCGCCCTGCGCCTGTCCAACGCACCGCCCGAGCATCTGGTCGGCCGTCAACTCGGCCACACCGCCTATTACATCTGCGGCCGCCCGGAACACCGCGACGCCTTTGTGCAGGCGCCGACCTCGGTGCCGTGGATCGCCCCGGACGATTCCATGCCCGACCACATCACCGTGGCCTGGCGCCATCAGGTGCACCCCAGCCTGGTGCCGCGTTACCGCTGCAGCAGCATGTCGGCGGTCGCCACCCTGGTCCAGGGCGGCCTGGGCATCGCCGCCCTGCCCGACTTCATGGCCCGCAGCCTCGATGGCGTGGAGCGCCTGAGCGAGGCACTGGTCGCTTGCGACACCGACCTGTGGCTGCTGACCCGCCCCGACTGCCTGGCGCTGCGCTCGGTGCAGACGCTATTCGACGAACTCACCCCGCTGCTGCGCGCGCGCCTTAACAGTCGCTAGGCGATCCGACCCCGCTCTAGGGTTGCGGCGCGGCGCGCTGCGTTTCAGTCACGCCGTCATAAAACCCACTGCTGGCCCCCACGCAGAGCCTGAGCGCAGGTCGATCCGAACCCGGCAAACCGCAGGGCGGGGGAATCAACTACCGGCCCGTACCGCCTAAACCACAGGATCAGGACAGACAGCGACAGGATTGTGCAATCGACCCGGCACCGGACTGCACTACGCTTATCCACCCCCGCGGCCACAAGCCGCTGATTCACAATCGACAGGAATTGCCCATGACCACCATTCTCGGCTACGCCGCCCAGGATTCCAGCAAACCTCTCGCGCCCTACCGCTTCCAGCGCCGCGCCGTCGGCGCCAACGACGTGCAGATCGACATCCTCTACTGCGGCGTCTGCCACTCCGACCTGCACACCGCGCGCAACGAGTGGAAGAACACCCTGTACCCCTCGGTGCCCGGCCACGAGATCGTCGGCAAGGTCACCGCAGTCGGTAGCGACGTGACCGGCTTCAAGGTCGGCGACCTGGCCGGCGTCGGCTGCATGGTCGACAGCTGCCAGAGCTGCTCGTCCTGTTCCGAAGGCCTGGAGCAGTACTGCGAGGCCGGCTTCACCGGCACCTACAACGGCCCGCTCTTCGGTGGCGAAAACACCTTTGGTGGCTACTCCGACAACATCGTCGTCGACCAGAAGTTCGTCCTGCGCATCCGCCACACCGACAACCTGGCCGCCGTGGCGCCGCTGCTCTGCGCCGGCATCACCACCTACTCGCCGCTGCGCCAGTGGAACGTCAAGCAGGGTGACAAGGTGGGTATCGTCGGCCTCGGTGGCCTCGGCCACATGGGCGTGAAGATCGCCGCCGCCATGGGCGCTCACGTGGTGCTGTTCACCACCTCGCCGAACAAGCGAGAAGATGCCCTACGCCTGGGCGCTGCCGAAGTGGTGGTGTCGAAGAATGCCGACGAGATGGCGGCCCACGTCAACAGCTTCGACTTCATCCTCAACACCGTGGCCGCGCCGCACAACCTGGATGCGTTCCTCGGCCTGCTCAAGCGCGACGCCACCATGACCCTGGTCGGCGTACCGGACTCGGCGCACCCGTCGCCGGAAGTCTTCGGCCTGATCTTCAAGCGCCGCCGCCTGGCCGGTTCGCTGATCGGCGGTATCGCCGAAACCCAGGAAATGCTCGACTTCTGCGCCGAGCACAACATCGTCTCGGACATCGAAATGATCGATATCCAGAACATCAACGAAGCCTACGAGCGCATGCTCAAGAGTGACGTGAAATACCGCTTCGTGATCGACATGGCTTCCCTGGCCAAGGATCAGAACGCCGCCTAACAAGGGTGTCTGGTTGCCAACCGGCCCGGTTTCGCCCTCGCGAACCGGGCCGGTGGCGTTTCAGGCTCAACGAAACTCGAACGGATCGGCGTCCTGATGCGCCGGGAAGCGCTCGCGGTAGGCGACTAATGCAGAGCCATCAAGACGCTGATGGAACACGCCCGTCCTATCCCCGGCATCGAGCAGGCTGTCGCCCTGGAAATCCAGCACCTGGGAATCGCCGCTGTAGGGGTGACCCTTGCCGTCCACGCCGATGCGATTGACCGCCGCGACGTAGCAGAGGTTTTCGATGGCTCGCGCCGGCAGCAGGCGGTTCCAGTGCAGGCGCCGGGCGGCTGGCCAGTTGGCGGTGTAGAGCAGCAGGTCGGTGCCCACGGCATCGCGGCTCCATACCGGAAAGCGCAGGTCGTAGCAGATCAGCGGGCGTACCCGCCAACCCTTGACCTCGAATACTGCCTGGCGCTCGCCGGCGGCATAGTGCTGGTGCTCACCGGCCATGCGAAACAGGTGGCGCTTGTCGTAATGGGCCAGCGAACCATCCGGACGCGCCCACAACAGTCGATTGCGGTAGCTGCCATCGGCGGCCTGGATGATCAGGCTGCCGGTGATCACCGCATTTATTCGCCGGGCCTGCTCGCTGAGCCACTGGCTGGTGGGGCCGTCTTCCGGCTCGGCCAGCTCGGCGGACTGCATGGAAAAACCGGTGCTGAACATCTCCGGCAGGATTACCAGGTCGGCGCCCGCAGCCTGCTGCAGCTGGGTCTCGAAGTGGGCGCGATTGGCCTCAGGGTCGTGCCAGGCCAGGTCGCTCTGGATCAGCGCCAGTTCGAGGTGGTCTTGTTTGCTCATCGATAGCCCTCCCGTGATATCGCATGCCAAGCGGTGGCCAACGCATCGCGGTTGTCCACCCTACAAGGTGCTAGATGGCGCTGAGTTTTTCCGCTGCCTGGCGCAGGGTGTCCTCGCGCTTGGCGAAACAGAAGCGTACCAGGCGCTGCGCTGGATCCGGCCGTTCGCTGAACACCGACACCGGAATTGCCGCCACGCCGTGCTCGCGGGTCAGCCACTGGGCCATGGCCACGTCGTCCAGGTCCGGGCGGATCGCCGAGTAGTCGGCCAGCTGGAAATAGGTACCCGGCGTGCGGCTGAAGGTGAAGCGCGAGCCCGCCAGCAGGTCGCAGAACAGATCGCGCTTGGCCTGGTAGAACGCCGGCAGCTCGCTCACATGTTCGGGCCACTCGGCCATGAAGTCCGCCAGCGCACATTGCAGCGGCGTCACCCCACAGAAGCTGACGTACTGGTGCACCTTGCGCAACTCGGCGCTCAGCGCCGGAGGCGCCACTACATAACCGGTCTTCCAGCCGGTGACGTGGTAGGTCTTGCCGAACGAGCTGACCACGAAAGCCCGGGCGTAGAGCTCGTCGTGGCTCAGTACGCTGGCGTGCTGGCGGCCGTCGAACACCAGGTGCTCGTAGACTTCATCGCTGAGGATATGGATGTCGCGGTCACGGATCAGTGCGGCCAGGCGATCCAGCTCGTCGCGGCTGATCAATGCGCCGCTGGGGTTGTGCGGCGTGTTGAGCACGATCAGCCGGGTACGGGGGCTCAGCGCCGCTTCCAGGCGTTGCCAGTCGATGGCGAAATCACCAGCGGCCAAGGGTAGGTGGATGCAGCGCCCGCCGGCCAGGGTCACGCTGGGGTCGTAGCTGTCGTAGCAAGGGTCGAAGACGATCGCCTCGTCGCCGGGATGAATCAGCGCCTGGATCGCGCAGAAGATCGCCTGGGTGGCGCCCGGCGTGACGGTCACCTCGC
Above is a genomic segment from Pseudomonas argentinensis containing:
- a CDS encoding LysR family transcriptional regulator; translation: MIASTQYQISHVDLALVLALVRGRSLARAAEQLQVDVSTVFRAIRKLEANLGIALFEKSRRGYMPTQSAQALAEQAERAEQALDAARIALQHGEKVISGTVRLTCTDAVLQNLLLPSLAELMPRYPALSLELATTNTFANLSRRDADIALRLSNAPPEHLVGRQLGHTAYYICGRPEHRDAFVQAPTSVPWIAPDDSMPDHITVAWRHQVHPSLVPRYRCSSMSAVATLVQGGLGIAALPDFMARSLDGVERLSEALVACDTDLWLLTRPDCLALRSVQTLFDELTPLLRARLNSR
- a CDS encoding amidohydrolase — its product is MSKQDHLELALIQSDLAWHDPEANRAHFETQLQQAAGADLVILPEMFSTGFSMQSAELAEPEDGPTSQWLSEQARRINAVITGSLIIQAADGSYRNRLLWARPDGSLAHYDKRHLFRMAGEHQHYAAGERQAVFEVKGWRVRPLICYDLRFPVWSRDAVGTDLLLYTANWPAARRLHWNRLLPARAIENLCYVAAVNRIGVDGKGHPYSGDSQVLDFQGDSLLDAGDRTGVFHQRLDGSALVAYRERFPAHQDADPFEFR
- a CDS encoding pyridoxal phosphate-dependent aminotransferase, producing the protein MFTSKLPAVGTTIFTTMSQLAAQTGAINLSQGFPDFDGPEALREALARHVAAGHNQYAPMTGLPALREQIALKIERLYGRKVSADSEVTVTPGATQAIFCAIQALIHPGDEAIVFDPCYDSYDPSVTLAGGRCIHLPLAAGDFAIDWQRLEAALSPRTRLIVLNTPHNPSGALISRDELDRLAALIRDRDIHILSDEVYEHLVFDGRQHASVLSHDELYARAFVVSSFGKTYHVTGWKTGYVVAPPALSAELRKVHQYVSFCGVTPLQCALADFMAEWPEHVSELPAFYQAKRDLFCDLLAGSRFTFSRTPGTYFQLADYSAIRPDLDDVAMAQWLTREHGVAAIPVSVFSERPDPAQRLVRFCFAKREDTLRQAAEKLSAI
- a CDS encoding NAD(P)-dependent alcohol dehydrogenase → MTTILGYAAQDSSKPLAPYRFQRRAVGANDVQIDILYCGVCHSDLHTARNEWKNTLYPSVPGHEIVGKVTAVGSDVTGFKVGDLAGVGCMVDSCQSCSSCSEGLEQYCEAGFTGTYNGPLFGGENTFGGYSDNIVVDQKFVLRIRHTDNLAAVAPLLCAGITTYSPLRQWNVKQGDKVGIVGLGGLGHMGVKIAAAMGAHVVLFTTSPNKREDALRLGAAEVVVSKNADEMAAHVNSFDFILNTVAAPHNLDAFLGLLKRDATMTLVGVPDSAHPSPEVFGLIFKRRRLAGSLIGGIAETQEMLDFCAEHNIVSDIEMIDIQNINEAYERMLKSDVKYRFVIDMASLAKDQNAA